From the Sphingomonas mesophila genome, one window contains:
- a CDS encoding TraB/GumN family protein, with protein sequence MTIKSRLLAAALALGLSQPALAQARPDLDPAMWVVKDADTTIYLFGTVHALDGKGDWFNDEVKTAFDRSSELVMEIITPEDPAAVAPLLQKYAIDTSGKSLTSKLSPKHQAMFAAKLKEMGMPPAALDTFRPFFAAMTLTVLDMQKLGINPELGAEKVLTKAAKERKLTIGEVETMEQQMAMLGALEEKEQVRLLEKTLEESAKGKEILDRMMSSWGKGDADGVAKLLNETNTESPALYKLLISDRNKAWAQWVDARLDKPGTVFMAVGAGHLAGPDSVQRYLKDKGIAAKRVPAS encoded by the coding sequence ATGACCATCAAGTCCCGCTTGCTCGCCGCCGCCCTCGCGCTCGGCCTGTCGCAACCCGCCCTCGCCCAGGCGAGGCCCGATCTCGATCCGGCGATGTGGGTGGTGAAGGACGCCGACACCACCATTTATCTGTTCGGCACGGTCCATGCGCTCGACGGCAAGGGCGACTGGTTCAACGACGAGGTCAAGACCGCGTTCGACCGCTCGTCGGAGCTGGTGATGGAAATCATCACCCCCGAGGATCCCGCCGCGGTCGCGCCGCTGCTCCAGAAATATGCCATCGACACCAGCGGCAAGTCGCTGACCTCCAAGCTTTCGCCCAAGCACCAGGCGATGTTCGCGGCCAAGCTCAAGGAAATGGGCATGCCGCCGGCCGCGCTCGACACCTTCCGCCCGTTCTTCGCGGCGATGACCCTGACCGTGCTCGACATGCAGAAGCTCGGGATCAACCCTGAGCTGGGCGCCGAGAAGGTCCTCACCAAGGCCGCCAAGGAGCGCAAGCTGACGATCGGCGAAGTCGAGACGATGGAGCAGCAGATGGCGATGCTCGGCGCGCTCGAGGAGAAGGAGCAGGTGCGCCTGCTCGAAAAGACCCTCGAAGAATCGGCCAAGGGCAAGGAAATCCTCGACCGCATGATGAGTTCGTGGGGCAAGGGTGACGCCGACGGCGTGGCCAAGCTGCTCAACGAGACCAACACCGAAAGCCCGGCGCTCTACAAATTGCTGATCAGCGACCGCAACAAGGCTTGGGCGCAGTGGGTCGACGCGCGCCTCGACAAGCCCGGCACGGTGTTCATGGCGGTCGGCGCCGGCCACCTCGCCGGTCCCGACAGCGTCCAGCGCTACCTCAAGGACAAGGGCATCGCCGCCAAGCGCGTTCCCGCCAGCTAA
- a CDS encoding helix-turn-helix transcriptional regulator, which produces MDNRLRVLRAERGWSQAELGGRIGVSRQAVNAIETGKHDPSLPLAFRLARLFELPIEEIFDDRAADRG; this is translated from the coding sequence ATGGACAATCGCTTGCGGGTCCTGCGTGCCGAACGCGGCTGGAGCCAGGCCGAGCTCGGCGGCCGCATCGGCGTGTCGCGCCAGGCGGTCAACGCGATCGAGACCGGCAAGCACGATCCTTCGCTGCCCCTCGCCTTCCGGCTGGCGCGCCTGTTTGAACTGCCGATCGAGGAGATTTTCGATGATCGAGCCGCCGACCGTGGGTGA
- a CDS encoding glycine--tRNA ligase subunit alpha gives MLSFQDLILTLHRYWADRGCVILQPYDLEMGAGTFHPATVLRALGPDPWKCAYVQPCRRPTDGRYGENPNRLGHYYQYQVMLKPSPVDLQALYLGSLDAIGIDPLKHDIRFVEDDWESPTLGAWGLGWEVWCDGMEVTQFTYFQQVGGFDCKPVAGELTYGLERLAMYIQGKDNVFDLAFNDDGVTYGDVFLDNERQMSKWHFEVADTEALFDLFKKAAAESENSLQAGVPIAAYEQAIKASHVFNTLQARGVISVAERQAYIGRVRDLAKGACAAWMDSKGYAA, from the coding sequence ATGCTGAGCTTCCAGGACCTCATCCTCACGCTGCACCGCTATTGGGCGGACCGCGGCTGCGTCATTCTTCAGCCCTACGACCTCGAGATGGGGGCGGGGACGTTCCACCCGGCAACGGTGCTGCGCGCGCTCGGGCCCGATCCGTGGAAATGCGCCTATGTCCAGCCGTGCCGCCGGCCGACCGACGGCCGCTATGGCGAGAATCCCAACCGGCTCGGTCACTATTACCAATATCAGGTGATGCTGAAGCCGAGCCCGGTGGACCTGCAGGCGCTGTACCTCGGCAGCCTCGACGCGATCGGCATCGACCCATTGAAGCATGACATCCGCTTCGTCGAGGACGATTGGGAATCGCCGACGCTCGGCGCCTGGGGGCTGGGCTGGGAAGTGTGGTGCGACGGCATGGAGGTGACCCAGTTCACCTATTTCCAGCAGGTCGGCGGGTTCGACTGCAAGCCGGTCGCGGGCGAGCTCACCTACGGGCTCGAGCGGCTCGCGATGTACATCCAGGGCAAGGACAATGTGTTCGACCTGGCGTTCAACGATGACGGCGTGACCTACGGCGACGTGTTCCTCGACAATGAGCGGCAGATGTCGAAATGGCATTTCGAGGTGGCCGACACCGAGGCGCTGTTCGACCTGTTCAAGAAGGCCGCGGCGGAGAGCGAGAATTCGTTGCAGGCGGGCGTTCCGATCGCCGCCTACGAGCAGGCGATCAAGGCGAGCCATGTGTTCAATACGCTGCAGGCGCGCGGCGTGATCTCGGTCGCCGAGCGCCAGGCCTATATCGGCCGCGTGCGCGACCTCGCGAAGGGCGCTTGCGCGGCGTGGATGGATTCGAAGGGGTACGCCGCGTGA
- the glyS gene encoding glycine--tRNA ligase subunit beta — translation MSDFLLELLSEEVPARMQGRARGDLARLLAEGLAAAGLSHEGIATYSTPRRLAAIVRGLPTATEASAEELKGPRTSAPEQALEGFLRKTGLGRDQLEERDGVWFARIERPGRATAEVLAELVAGIVRDFPWPKSMRWGDASASSASLRWVRPLHSIVALLGEEIVPVAIAGVACGAATLGHRFHHPGPITIGGAHDYAEKLRACHVIIDQEEREAIIREGARQLAEDAGYVLVADEGLVVENAGLTEWPVPLLGSFDSDFLDVPEEVIQLTARLNQKYFVMRGGDGRLAPFFVLVANVDAEGSGDSICAGNSRVLAARLSDARFFWQQDMKVPLEEQAAKLGAIVFHEKLGTVADKVERVAKLAEWLASEKIVPGCDPSLARRAAQLCKADLVTGMVGEFPELQGVIGGHLARAQGEPDAIAGAIRDHYKPVGQGDEVPTAPVTVAVSLADKLDSIASFFLIDERPTGSKDPFALRRAALGILRVVIDGQLRLPALTYLQMASVTALDQIHPVELDQRLCDITRNALKELDELDRELGLPSDIVEPLSADLAEQARSYLDRPDGSVDAQELFAFLIDRLKVQQREAGVRHDLIDAVFALGGEDDLVRLLARVTALQAFVETGEGADLLAGYKRAANILKKEEGTWTPDQARGDGDMLPEEAALVSALDAAAPTAKAAVEAEDFTGAMAALASLRGPIDAFFEKVTVNAEDAGVRARRLGLLQRFRDAVHTVADFSRIEG, via the coding sequence GTGAGCGATTTCCTGCTGGAATTGCTGAGCGAGGAAGTGCCGGCGCGGATGCAGGGGCGGGCGCGGGGCGACCTCGCGCGATTGCTTGCCGAGGGGCTGGCGGCGGCGGGGTTGAGCCACGAGGGGATCGCGACCTACTCGACCCCGCGGCGGCTGGCGGCGATCGTGCGCGGGCTGCCAACGGCGACTGAGGCAAGCGCCGAGGAGTTGAAGGGTCCGCGCACGTCGGCGCCGGAGCAGGCGCTCGAGGGCTTCTTGCGCAAGACCGGGCTCGGGCGCGACCAGCTCGAGGAGCGCGACGGCGTGTGGTTCGCGCGGATCGAGCGGCCGGGGCGGGCGACGGCGGAGGTGCTGGCGGAACTGGTGGCGGGGATCGTGCGCGATTTCCCGTGGCCGAAGTCGATGCGCTGGGGCGATGCGTCGGCCTCGAGCGCGTCGCTGCGCTGGGTGCGGCCGCTGCATTCGATCGTCGCGCTGCTCGGCGAGGAGATCGTGCCGGTCGCGATCGCCGGCGTGGCGTGCGGCGCGGCGACGCTCGGGCACCGTTTCCACCATCCCGGCCCGATCACCATCGGCGGGGCGCACGACTATGCCGAGAAATTGCGCGCCTGCCATGTCATCATCGACCAGGAGGAGCGCGAGGCGATCATCCGCGAGGGCGCTCGGCAGCTGGCCGAGGACGCGGGCTATGTGCTGGTCGCGGACGAGGGGCTGGTGGTCGAGAATGCGGGGCTCACCGAATGGCCGGTGCCGCTGCTCGGCTCGTTCGATTCCGACTTCCTCGACGTGCCCGAGGAGGTGATCCAGCTCACCGCACGGCTCAACCAGAAATATTTCGTGATGCGCGGCGGCGATGGGCGGCTGGCGCCATTCTTCGTGCTGGTCGCCAATGTCGATGCCGAGGGCAGCGGCGATTCGATCTGTGCCGGCAATTCGCGCGTGCTGGCCGCGCGGCTGAGCGATGCGCGCTTCTTCTGGCAGCAGGATATGAAGGTGCCGCTCGAGGAACAGGCTGCGAAGCTGGGCGCAATCGTGTTCCACGAGAAGCTCGGGACGGTGGCCGACAAGGTCGAGCGGGTCGCGAAGCTGGCGGAGTGGCTGGCGAGCGAGAAGATCGTGCCCGGCTGCGACCCGTCGCTAGCGCGTCGGGCGGCGCAATTATGCAAGGCCGACCTGGTGACCGGGATGGTCGGCGAGTTTCCCGAATTGCAGGGTGTGATCGGCGGCCATCTGGCGCGGGCGCAGGGCGAGCCCGATGCCATCGCCGGCGCGATCCGCGATCATTACAAGCCAGTCGGGCAGGGCGACGAGGTGCCGACCGCGCCGGTTACGGTGGCGGTGAGTTTGGCGGATAAGCTGGATTCGATTGCGAGCTTCTTCCTGATCGACGAGCGGCCGACCGGGTCGAAGGACCCGTTTGCGCTTCGACGTGCTGCTCTCGGCATCCTGCGCGTCGTAATAGACGGACAGCTGCGCCTTCCCGCGCTGACCTATCTCCAAATGGCGTCAGTGACGGCGCTAGACCAAATCCATCCGGTCGAGCTCGACCAGCGACTGTGCGACATCACCCGTAACGCTCTGAAGGAGCTGGACGAACTTGATCGAGAACTAGGCCTACCCAGCGATATCGTAGAGCCATTATCGGCGGACCTTGCAGAGCAGGCACGAAGTTATCTTGATCGGCCTGATGGCTCGGTCGATGCTCAAGAGCTCTTCGCGTTTCTGATCGACCGCCTCAAGGTTCAGCAGCGCGAGGCTGGGGTTCGGCACGACCTGATCGATGCGGTGTTTGCGCTCGGCGGGGAGGACGATCTGGTCCGCTTGCTGGCCCGGGTGACGGCGCTTCAGGCGTTCGTCGAGACCGGGGAGGGCGCGGATTTGCTGGCCGGGTACAAACGGGCCGCCAACATCCTGAAGAAGGAAGAGGGGACGTGGACCCCGGACCAAGCCCGGGGTGACGGGGATATGTTGCCTGAAGAGGCGGCGCTGGTGTCGGCGCTCGACGCGGCTGCTCCGACCGCCAAGGCAGCGGTCGAGGCGGAGGATTTCACCGGGGCGATGGCGGCGCTGGCGTCGCTGCGCGGGCCGATCGATGCGTTCTTCGAGAAGGTCACGGTGAACGCCGAGGATGCCGGCGTGCGCGCCAGGCGGCTTGGGTTGCTGCAGCGCTTCCGCGACGCGGTGCACACGGTTGCGGATTTCTCCAGGATCGAGGGGTAA
- a CDS encoding type II secretion system F family protein yields MSPGPTILGVDVIWVATMLSAVATFAVMIAIYAATTVRDPMARRVKALNERREQLKAGIVASTNKRKKLTNKNQAADRVRGVLSNFKMLQDDQIKKTQTKLLQAGIRSKDLAYFVIAARFLLPLVIGTGAVIAIYVADMFPDWGALKRYMATAAAFVGSYKAPDLWLKNKVTKRSHAVRKGLPDALDLLVICAEAGLTVDAAFNRVAKELGKAYPELGDEFGLTSIELGFLNERRMAFENLATRVDLDAIRGVVTTMIQTEKYGTPLASALRVLSAEFRNERMMRAEEKAARLPAIMTVPLILFILPTLFIVILGPAACSINDSFING; encoded by the coding sequence ATGTCTCCCGGTCCCACCATTCTCGGCGTCGACGTCATCTGGGTCGCCACCATGCTCAGCGCGGTGGCCACCTTCGCGGTGATGATCGCGATCTATGCGGCGACCACCGTGCGCGACCCGATGGCGCGCCGCGTCAAGGCGCTCAACGAGCGGCGCGAGCAGCTCAAGGCCGGCATCGTCGCCTCGACCAACAAGCGCAAGAAGCTGACGAACAAGAACCAGGCGGCGGACCGCGTGCGCGGCGTCCTGAGCAACTTCAAGATGCTCCAGGACGACCAGATCAAGAAGACCCAGACCAAGCTTCTGCAGGCCGGGATTCGCTCCAAGGATCTTGCCTACTTCGTCATCGCCGCGCGCTTCCTGCTGCCGCTGGTGATCGGCACCGGCGCGGTCATCGCGATCTATGTCGCCGACATGTTCCCCGATTGGGGCGCGCTCAAGCGCTACATGGCGACCGCCGCGGCGTTCGTCGGAAGCTACAAGGCGCCCGATCTGTGGCTCAAGAACAAGGTCACCAAGCGCAGCCACGCGGTGCGCAAGGGACTGCCCGACGCGCTCGACCTGTTGGTCATCTGCGCCGAGGCCGGCCTCACCGTCGACGCCGCCTTCAACCGGGTCGCCAAGGAACTCGGCAAGGCCTATCCCGAACTGGGCGACGAATTCGGCCTGACCTCGATCGAGCTTGGCTTCCTCAACGAGCGCCGGATGGCGTTCGAGAATCTCGCTACGCGCGTCGATCTCGATGCAATCCGCGGCGTCGTCACGACCATGATCCAGACCGAGAAATACGGCACTCCGCTCGCCTCGGCGCTGCGCGTCCTGTCGGCCGAATTCCGCAACGAGCGGATGATGCGCGCCGAGGAAAAGGCCGCGCGCCTGCCGGCGATCATGACCGTTCCGCTGATCCTGTTCATCCTGCCGACCCTGTTCATCGTCATCCTTGGTCCGGCGGCCTGTTCGATCAACGACAGCTTCATCAACGGCTAG
- a CDS encoding type II secretion system F family protein → MVMMLMIAGGVLMVLALGYTALSGPSAGKAYKRRLELLRERHGDVVTANAQAQIRKLLAQRQTKIDDALSSFIPKPALLRRRLEQTGKDISLQKYTMISAGLVAVVVAVLKLQGAPLMLALCFALFVGIGLPHLVIGILISRRVKSFTKDFPDAIDLMVRGLRSGLPITETLGIVSTEIPGPVGLEFRTVADKMKIGRTMEAALQETADRLGTAEFQFFVITLAIQRETGGNLAETLSNLSDVLRKRAQMKLKIRAMSSESKASAMIVGSLPFVVFAMVWGINPTYMAGFFSDERLMVAGLGGLVWMSIGVAIMAKMVSFEI, encoded by the coding sequence ATGGTCATGATGCTGATGATCGCCGGCGGGGTCCTGATGGTCCTTGCGCTTGGCTACACCGCGCTCAGCGGACCGTCGGCGGGCAAGGCCTACAAGCGCCGGCTCGAGCTGCTTCGCGAGCGCCACGGCGACGTCGTCACCGCCAACGCCCAGGCGCAGATCCGCAAGCTGCTGGCCCAGCGCCAGACCAAGATCGACGACGCGCTGTCGTCGTTCATCCCCAAGCCCGCCCTGCTCCGCCGCCGGCTCGAGCAGACCGGCAAGGACATCAGTCTCCAGAAATATACGATGATCTCGGCCGGCCTGGTCGCCGTCGTGGTGGCCGTGCTCAAGCTCCAGGGCGCGCCGCTGATGCTCGCGCTGTGCTTCGCTCTGTTCGTCGGCATCGGCCTTCCGCACCTCGTCATCGGAATCCTCATCAGCCGCCGCGTGAAGTCGTTCACCAAGGATTTCCCCGACGCCATCGACCTGATGGTTCGCGGTCTGCGCTCGGGTCTTCCGATCACTGAGACGCTCGGCATTGTGTCGACCGAAATCCCCGGCCCGGTCGGGCTCGAATTCCGCACCGTCGCCGACAAGATGAAGATCGGCCGGACGATGGAAGCCGCGCTCCAGGAAACCGCCGACCGCCTCGGCACGGCCGAGTTCCAGTTCTTCGTCATCACGTTGGCGATCCAGCGCGAGACCGGCGGCAACCTCGCCGAGACGCTGTCGAACTTGTCCGACGTGCTGCGCAAGCGCGCCCAGATGAAGCTCAAGATCCGCGCCATGAGCTCGGAATCCAAGGCTTCGGCGATGATCGTCGGCTCGCTCCCGTTCGTGGTGTTCGCGATGGTCTGGGGAATCAACCCGACCTACATGGCCGGCTTCTTTTCCGATGAGCGGCTGATGGTCGCCGGCCTTGGCGGGCTGGTGTGGATGTCGATCGGCGTGGCCATCATGGCCAAGATGGTCAGCTTCGAGATTTAG
- a CDS encoding pilus assembly protein CpaE, which yields MNAPFQARAGMRDPFTAFVCDDATADMLRPVAVEHGWSPEKVNKGGLRNAVQSLSVSASPNILFVDLSESADPLNDINGLAEVCEPGTIVIAAGGVNDVRLYRDLVASGIHDYLLKPFTVDQLRDTFAHAQAILSGPRGEAQADKPHVMTAVIGVRGGVGASTLATSLAWLLGEKANRSTALLDLDVHFGTGALALDLEPGRGLTDAIENPSRIDGLFIERAMVRANERLSVLSSEAPIHQPLLTDGSAFFQLQEEMRNAFESTVLDLPRHMLIQYPHLVHDAHVALVVSELTLAATRDTIRILAWLKSNAPQTKVIVATNRTPSGGGLEISKKDFEQSIERPVDIVFNDDPKLAAQAAKLGKPMAEVAGGKMAAPFATLSNMVLSHASEEGVADIAEARSKSLVGNLKSMLAKPKAKAA from the coding sequence ATGAATGCTCCGTTCCAGGCTCGCGCCGGTATGCGCGACCCGTTTACCGCCTTCGTGTGCGACGACGCCACCGCCGACATGCTTCGGCCGGTCGCGGTCGAGCACGGCTGGTCGCCGGAAAAGGTCAACAAGGGCGGGCTGCGCAACGCGGTCCAGTCGCTGTCGGTCTCGGCCAGCCCGAACATCCTGTTCGTCGACCTCTCGGAGAGCGCCGATCCGCTCAATGACATCAACGGCCTCGCCGAAGTGTGCGAGCCGGGCACGATCGTCATTGCCGCGGGCGGGGTCAACGATGTCCGCCTGTACCGCGACCTCGTCGCCAGCGGCATCCACGACTATCTCTTGAAGCCGTTCACGGTCGACCAACTGCGCGACACCTTTGCGCACGCCCAGGCGATCCTCAGCGGACCGCGCGGCGAGGCCCAGGCCGACAAGCCGCACGTGATGACCGCAGTCATCGGCGTGCGCGGCGGAGTCGGCGCCTCGACGCTCGCCACCAGCCTCGCCTGGCTGCTCGGCGAAAAGGCCAACCGCTCGACCGCCTTGCTCGATCTCGACGTCCACTTCGGGACCGGCGCGCTGGCGCTCGATCTCGAGCCGGGCCGCGGCCTCACCGACGCGATCGAGAACCCGAGCCGGATCGACGGCCTGTTCATCGAACGCGCCATGGTCCGCGCCAATGAGCGGCTCAGCGTGTTGTCGTCGGAAGCTCCGATTCACCAGCCGCTGCTGACCGACGGAAGCGCCTTCTTCCAGCTTCAGGAAGAGATGCGCAACGCGTTCGAATCGACCGTGCTCGACCTGCCGCGCCACATGCTGATCCAATATCCGCACTTGGTGCACGACGCGCACGTCGCGCTGGTCGTCTCCGAGCTCACTTTGGCGGCGACTCGCGACACCATCCGGATCCTCGCCTGGCTCAAGTCGAACGCGCCGCAGACCAAGGTCATCGTCGCGACCAACCGCACGCCGTCGGGCGGCGGGCTCGAGATCAGCAAGAAGGATTTCGAGCAGTCGATCGAGCGGCCGGTGGACATCGTCTTCAACGACGATCCCAAGCTTGCGGCCCAGGCCGCCAAGCTCGGCAAGCCGATGGCCGAAGTCGCCGGCGGCAAGATGGCGGCGCCGTTCGCGACCTTGTCGAACATGGTCCTGAGCCATGCCAGCGAGGAAGGCGTCGCCGACATTGCCGAGGCGCGCTCGAAGAGCCTGGTCGGCAACCTCAAGTCGATGCTCGCCAAGCCGAAGGCGAAAGCCGCGTAG
- a CDS encoding CpaD family pilus assembly lipoprotein translates to MRSTFSLLLLASVAAAVPAQAKDDPRRGVEAVNEPIVTRSDYVFDAAAPDGRLSSVEQARLDAWLAGLGLDFGDRVYISGDASGSARYDVAQVIARYGMLVSNGAPVAGGVINPGSVRVIVSRTRATMAGCPNWSGMSQPNFGNRTMPNYGCAVNGNLAAMVADPQDLVSGRGELPGSDGFAGAKAIKMYRDWPLTGVTDGQAKRPLKKPDTRSGGGGE, encoded by the coding sequence ATGCGCTCCACCTTCTCTCTCTTGCTGCTCGCCAGCGTCGCCGCAGCCGTCCCGGCCCAGGCCAAGGACGACCCGCGCCGCGGTGTCGAGGCGGTCAACGAGCCGATCGTCACGCGCTCGGACTATGTGTTCGACGCCGCCGCTCCCGACGGCCGGCTGAGCTCGGTCGAGCAGGCCCGGCTCGATGCCTGGCTGGCCGGTCTCGGCCTTGATTTCGGCGACCGCGTCTACATCTCGGGCGATGCCTCGGGCTCGGCGCGCTACGACGTCGCCCAGGTCATCGCTCGCTACGGCATGCTGGTCAGCAACGGTGCTCCGGTCGCCGGCGGAGTAATCAATCCGGGCAGCGTCCGGGTGATCGTTTCGCGGACCCGCGCGACGATGGCCGGCTGCCCCAATTGGTCGGGCATGTCGCAGCCCAATTTCGGCAATCGCACGATGCCCAATTACGGTTGCGCGGTGAATGGCAATCTGGCGGCGATGGTCGCCGATCCGCAGGATCTGGTCAGCGGCCGCGGCGAATTGCCGGGCAGCGACGGCTTTGCCGGCGCCAAGGCGATCAAGATGTACCGCGACTGGCCGCTCACCGGAGTCACCGACGGTCAGGCCAAGCGGCCACTCAAGAAACCGGACACCAGGTCCGGCGGGGGAGGCGAATAA
- a CDS encoding type II and III secretion system protein family protein — MTKYNIVRRARLGSALAAMALCLGTAVAPSAAIAQPGTFKPQSELTLSVGEGQMINTGRPVADVWVSNPLVADVDVTNPRQIKLFGKERGVATLIATGKDGGVVYATNVRVSQNISSVDDVIRAALPGSNITVTTVGQTAIINGTVASPEDSADAERIVRAVLNPGIAEGAPLNVLPINRLRAATPVQVALRVKIAEVNRSLIKEVGVNLLGGNRSFDILQGDGIYLPPAGEVPEPTKDATGAIIRGITGTTLALRKSILGLDLISRLQLSETDGLVTTLAEPTLTALSGETASFLAGGEFPVPISSSLGSVTVEYKQYGVGLAFTPIVMTDGRISMRVRPEVSELSTEGSVKFGDFVIPALTTRRAETTVELGSGQSFMIAGLLRNSNVNDINKAPFLGDIPILGALFRSTKYRRAETELVIIVTPYLVRPVNGQLALPTNGYRAPSTGQMLGMGQSYSGVSGAAPAPASAGAAPAPGFKM; from the coding sequence ATGACCAAGTACAACATCGTCCGCCGCGCCCGCCTGGGCAGTGCGCTGGCCGCCATGGCGCTCTGCCTTGGCACCGCCGTCGCCCCGTCCGCCGCGATCGCCCAGCCCGGCACCTTCAAGCCGCAGAGCGAACTCACGCTCTCGGTCGGCGAGGGCCAGATGATCAACACCGGCCGCCCGGTCGCCGACGTGTGGGTGTCCAACCCGCTGGTCGCCGACGTCGACGTCACCAACCCGCGCCAGATCAAGCTGTTCGGCAAGGAGCGTGGTGTCGCCACGCTGATCGCCACCGGCAAGGACGGCGGGGTGGTTTACGCCACCAACGTTCGGGTCAGCCAGAACATCTCGTCGGTCGACGATGTCATCCGCGCCGCACTGCCCGGCTCGAACATCACCGTCACGACCGTCGGCCAGACCGCGATCATCAACGGCACCGTCGCATCCCCCGAGGATAGCGCCGACGCCGAGCGGATCGTTCGCGCCGTGCTCAACCCCGGCATCGCCGAGGGCGCGCCGCTCAACGTGCTGCCGATCAACCGGCTGCGCGCCGCCACTCCGGTGCAGGTCGCGCTTCGGGTCAAGATCGCCGAGGTCAACCGCAGCCTGATCAAGGAGGTTGGCGTCAATTTGCTCGGCGGCAACCGCAGCTTCGACATCCTCCAGGGCGACGGCATCTATTTGCCGCCGGCCGGCGAGGTGCCCGAGCCGACCAAGGACGCCACCGGTGCCATCATCCGCGGCATCACCGGCACCACGCTCGCGCTACGCAAGAGCATCCTCGGGCTCGACCTCATCTCGCGGCTTCAGCTGAGCGAGACCGACGGCCTCGTCACCACGCTGGCCGAGCCGACCCTCACCGCTTTGTCGGGCGAGACTGCCAGCTTCCTCGCCGGCGGCGAATTCCCGGTGCCGATCTCGAGCTCGCTCGGCTCGGTCACCGTCGAATATAAGCAATATGGCGTCGGACTGGCCTTCACTCCGATCGTCATGACCGACGGCCGCATTTCGATGCGGGTCCGCCCGGAAGTCAGCGAATTGTCGACCGAAGGATCGGTCAAGTTCGGCGACTTCGTCATCCCGGCGCTGACCACTCGCCGCGCCGAGACCACGGTCGAGCTCGGCTCGGGCCAGTCGTTCATGATCGCCGGCTTGCTGCGCAACTCGAACGTCAACGACATCAACAAGGCGCCGTTCCTGGGCGACATTCCGATCCTCGGGGCCTTGTTCCGCTCGACCAAGTACCGCCGCGCCGAGACCGAGCTGGTGATCATCGTCACCCCCTATCTCGTGCGCCCGGTCAACGGTCAGCTGGCGCTTCCGACCAACGGCTATCGTGCTCCCAGCACGGGCCAGATGCTCGGTATGGGTCAAAGCTACTCCGGCGTGTCCGGCGCAGCCCCCGCTCCGGCTTCGGCCGGCGCGGCGCCCGCGCCCGGCTTCAAGATGTAA
- the cpaB gene encoding Flp pilus assembly protein CpaB, translated as MDVKKVALLVGALVIAVVTAVMAKNMFSGSGADQASAAPAVPVGPKILVARKALPVGTIIDQEALTFQPWPSELMQEAYYTEGSPDADMSKLLGTVVRNPITAGQPVTRGALVGPKDRGFLAAALGPGMRAVTVPVSATTGVGGFVFPGDRVDMVLTQEVTGGGDGPALKVSETIVRNLRVLAVDQRIDGLNEEGKTEAKLSTSVTIEATPRIAEKIAVAQSLGMLSLSLRSIADNAAELERAVASGEVKLPEGASPAQERAMLLAVANRPSDNATTFTTGGDVSRFQRRTVPARKEDTDQRVAAVNNLANAVRTVGGASVPSGPVVRVSRGNTVTVVPVGAR; from the coding sequence ATGGACGTCAAGAAAGTCGCACTGCTCGTTGGAGCTCTGGTCATCGCGGTGGTCACCGCAGTGATGGCCAAGAACATGTTCAGCGGGAGCGGCGCCGATCAAGCGTCCGCCGCGCCGGCCGTCCCGGTCGGGCCCAAGATCCTGGTGGCGCGCAAGGCCCTGCCGGTCGGCACGATCATCGACCAGGAGGCGCTGACCTTCCAGCCCTGGCCGAGCGAGCTGATGCAGGAAGCCTATTACACCGAAGGCTCGCCCGACGCCGACATGTCGAAACTGCTCGGCACGGTCGTGCGCAACCCGATCACGGCCGGCCAGCCGGTCACCCGCGGTGCGCTCGTCGGCCCCAAGGACCGCGGCTTCCTCGCCGCCGCCCTCGGCCCGGGCATGCGCGCCGTCACCGTTCCCGTGTCGGCAACGACCGGAGTCGGCGGCTTCGTCTTCCCGGGCGACCGGGTCGACATGGTGCTGACCCAGGAAGTCACCGGCGGGGGCGATGGTCCCGCGCTCAAGGTCTCCGAAACGATCGTGCGCAACCTGCGCGTGCTCGCCGTCGATCAGCGCATCGACGGGCTCAACGAGGAGGGCAAGACCGAGGCCAAGCTGTCGACCAGCGTGACCATCGAGGCCACTCCGCGGATCGCCGAGAAGATCGCCGTCGCCCAGTCGCTCGGCATGCTCTCGCTGTCGCTGCGCTCGATCGCCGACAATGCCGCCGAGCTCGAGCGTGCCGTCGCCAGCGGCGAGGTCAAGCTGCCCGAGGGCGCCAGCCCCGCCCAGGAGCGCGCCATGCTGCTCGCCGTCGCCAACCGTCCGTCCGACAATGCGACGACCTTCACCACCGGCGGCGACGTGTCGCGCTTCCAGCGCCGCACCGTCCCGGCGCGCAAGGAAGATACCGACCAGCGCGTCGCCGCGGTCAACAATCTCGCCAACGCGGTCCGCACCGTTGGCGGCGCCTCGGTCCCCAGTGGTCCGGTGGTGCGCGTGTCGCGCGGCAATACCGTCACCGTCGTTCCGGTGGGAGCTCGCTAA